The Polyangium aurulentum genomic interval CGTCGCCGGCGATGAGCGCGTACGCGGCGAGCAAGGCGTACGTGAACCACCTGAGCGAGGGCCTGCGCGCGGAGCTGTCGGGCACGGGCGTTACGGTGACGGTGCTGTGCCCGGGGCCTGTCGAGACGGAGTTCCAGGGCGTGGCGGGTTCGGACGCGCGCCCGGAGCTGCCGAGGGCGGTCTACGTGGACGTGGTGCAGTGCGCGGAGGAGGCCGTGGACGCGATGAAGCGCGGTCGCGCGCGGCTGATCCCGGGGCTCGCGCCCAGGGCGATGGCGATGGCGATCGATGCCTTGCCGAAGGCGATCGTGCGGCCCGTGCTGGCGAGCATGGCGAGGCGGATTCGAGGGGGATGAGCCTCACCCCTGCCCACACCCTTTCTTCCCTTCCCGCACCTCGCACGTGCACTCCAGGCACCCGTGCTCCGTGCACGTCCCGCAGCTCTTCACGAGCTGCCGGTGCAGCGCCTCTCGCGCGCGATGCAGCCGCACGCCCGCGTTGTTCGCGCTGATCCCTGTCTCTGCTGCGAACGCCTGCACGCTCAGTCCGTCGAGGTCCACGCGCTTGATGGCCGCTGCATACTCGGGCTTCAACGTGTCGATGAGGCCGTTCACGCAGCCGCAGACCGTGCCCATCAGCGCTTCGTCGGGCGCGGGCTCGTCCTCCGAAGGCTCGTGCGCGGCGAGTTCCAGCGCGCGCACCTCGGTGCCGCGTCGCCGCTGACGATCGACGAGCGCGTTGCGCAGCAGCCGATAGAACCACGCGGTCACCGACTCGGCGTCGCGCAGCGAGGAGCCCTTGTCGAGGCCGCGCACGAAGGCCTCCTGCAGGATCTCCTCGGCCACGTCGCGCTGGCCCACGCGCCGCTCGAGGAAGGCCAAGAAGCGGGCGTGGTTGTCCACGAGCACGCGCACGAGCTCGGGCGTGAGGCCCGCCGTGGCCTCGGCAGCAGGTTCAGGGGTGCAGCAGGCGTGCCCTTCCGACATGCGTTCTCTCCGGCTCGTGGATCGTACGAACACAAAATACCACCGGCCCCTGCGCGTGCCCGTGGTCGGGCGCACGCGAGGGGCACGGTTCTTCCTGCATCAGTCTGCGTGGCATCCGGGCGAGCACTCGCAACGCGGGCTGCAGGAGCAGCTCTCGCCGCAGCAGCAACCGGCCGACGCCTTCGGGGCCGGCTTCGACTCGGTCTTGCTGCATCCGCAGCCGTTCGTGTTGCAGGGGGCGTTCTGGGTGCGGGTCGTCGCGTCTTGCATCGTTCTCTCCTTCGTCGGACGCCATCGCGTCCTTTCACCCGTGCAGACGCAGACCCTCTCGGCGCATTACACCCCTCACGAGCCGAGCCCGTCTGGCGCTTCGTTCAGTGGAGAAACCGCGCGACGAAGGCATCCCCCCCTATCTTGAGGGGTCCGCCTCCCTGGTCGTTGCCGATCGCACCACCGCCGAAGTCGACGGGGGCATTGAGGGTTCCACCGATCACCGGATCCCCCGACGGCAAGAGCGCGAGCGTGTTCACCGAGTTGCTCGGTGTGAGCTGCTGGCTTCCCTTGTCATGGGGGAAAGACAGCGACGCGACATGGCCTCCGGCGAGGCTCAGCTTCGCGAGGAACGGGTCAGCGCCCGCGGCTCCCGTGATGGGCGGGCCGCCGAAGTCGAACGTGCCGATGAAAGAGCCTGCCACCACGAGCTGCCCGTTCACGACGTCCACCGCGAGCTTCGCGCCCGAGATCGTCGTCGTCGCGTCGCCGAAGCTCTGCGCCGAGCTCACATCGCCGTTCGTCGACAGCCGCGCCAGGTAGAGGTTCGTGGCCGCAGGGTCCTGCGTCGTCAGGACGTTGGCCGCGCCGAATTCGAGCGTGCTCTTGAAGCTCCCCGCGAGCATGACCTCGTCGCCTGGCCCTATCGCGACGTCGAAGCCCGTCTGCGCGTCCGTATCGCCCCATCGCTTCGCCCACGACGTCGACAGGTTCGGCGACAGCTTCGCCACGAAGACATCCATGGCGCCCGCGCTCGTGAGCGGCGCGCCTGCGACGAGATCGATCGTGCTGTCGAAGCCACCCGTCAGCAGCACCGCGTCCAGGCTGTCGATCTCGAGGCCGTTCAGCGTGTCGACGCCCGTCCCGCCGTACCGTCGCGAGTTGACCTCGAAGCCCTCGCTGCTGAGCTTCGCCACGAAGATGTCGTCCCCGCCCAGCGAGCCGTGCGACACGTTGTTGAACGTGAAGCTGCCGCCGAACACGCCGCCCATCACGACCTGGTTGGTCTTCATCAGCCCGAGCTTCTTCACCTCCTGCGAGGCGGTGTCGCCGTAGAGCTTGCTCCAGATGACCTTGCCATCCGGATCGAACTTCGCGACGAACGCGTCGTCGCTGCCTGCGCTCGTCTTGACCCCGTCGCCGAAATCCACGGACCCGAACACGAGGCCGCCCACGTAGATCGCGCCCATCGGATCGACGACCACGGATGTCGCACGCTGCGTGTTCGCGTCGCCGAAGCGCTGACTCCAGATGTGCTCGCCTGTCGACTTGAGCTTCGCGACGAAGATGTCCGCGCTGCCCGTGCTCGCCAGCGGCTGCCCGCCGAAGTCGATCATCCCCGCGAACCCACCGACGACCACGAGATCTCCATCGGGGGTCACCGCGATGTCGCCGAGGGACTGCGCTCCGAGCAGGTCGCCGTACGCCTTGCTCCACACGTACCCGAGCGCCGCGCACTCCATCGCGGGCGCGTCGTTGCACGCCTCGTCGATGTCCGTCGTGCAGTCCTCGGCTCCCGGCAGCACCTCGCCCTCGCACGCGCCGAAGCCCGTGCCGTCTTTGTTGCAGACGTGCGTGCCTTCCTTGCAGCTTCCGATGCCCTGGCTGCCTTCTGGTCCCGTGTAGCAGGGCTCGACCGCGTCGGGCGTGCACACGAGGCCGCCTCCGCTGCCTCCAGCGCCGCCCGCGCCGCCGAGCGGAGGAAAGTTTCGCTCCACCGGCGAGCACGCCGCCCCGCCTGCCGCGATCGCCGCCGCGATCCCGATCGACGCAACGAGGTACCCACGCGCCCGCGATCGTCTCATCCCCGTTCTTCGATTCATGGTTCCTCGACCCCCGAGCATCGCACACTCCGCGCGCCCCTTTGCGCGCGGCGCGCCTCGGGTTACGGACGGCGCATGTCCGAACCCACCTCCTCCCCCGTGAAGGTCGAGCGGCGCGGCACCGTCGGCGTCCTCGTCATCGACCGCGCCGACCGCAGAAACGCCCTCTCGCGCGAGACGCTCTACGCCCTCGGTCGCCTTGGCAAAGAGCTCGTGGCCGATCCGGCCGTGCGCGCCATCGTCGTCACCGGCGCGGGCGACAAGGCCTTCTGCGCGGGCGCCGACCTCAAAGAGCGCCAGGGCATGAGCCCGGACGACGTCCGCAGGCAGGTGGGCCTGTACCGCTCCGAGCTCGGCGTGCTCGACAGGAGCGAAAAGCCCGTCGTGGCCGCCATCAACGGCGTCGCGTTCGGCGGCGGGCTAGAGGTCGCGCTCCTCTGCGATCTGCGCGTGGCCGCCCCGCACGCCGAGCTCGCGCTCCCCGAGACCACGCTCGGCATCATCCCCGGCGCGGGCGGCACGCAGCGCCTGCCGCGCGTCGTCGGCGAGGCGCGCGCCAAGGAGATGATCCTCCTCGGTCGCAAGCTCACGGCCGCCGAGGCGCTCGCCTGGGGCCTCGTCAACCGCGTCTCGCCCGCGGGCACGAACGTCGTCGACGACGCGGTCGCCTGGATCGAGCCCATCGCGAACGGCGCGCCGATCGCGCAGAGCGCGGCGCTGCGCGCCATCGACACCTCGTACGAGGTCCCGCTCGAGCTGGGCCTCGAGCTCGAGCGCGTCTACTACGACGAGACGCTGCGCAGCGAGGACCGCCTCGAAGCGCTGCGCGCCTTCGCCGAGAAGCGAAAGCCGCAGTTCACGGGCAAGTAGTCAGACCCCGTCCGTTGGGTCTCGAAGGATCTGGATCTTGCCTTCGAGCCGCTTCGACACCCACACCTTGTTCTTCGCGTCGACCACGACGGCGCCGCAGTCCTCGATCGCCTCGCAGAGCGGCAGCCCCTTCTCGGGGCCGAGGATGAAGATCGCGTCGTCGATCCCGTCGGCGGTGAAGGCGTCCTTGGCCCACACGGTCACGCTGCGGCTCGCGCGCGCCGGGTAGCCCGTGCGCGGGTCGATGATGTGGTGCCAGCGCTTGCCGTCCTTCACGAACGAGCGCTCGTAGTCGCCTGCGGTCGAGAAGGCGTGATCGGTGACGTCGATCAGCGCGAAGAAATCGCTCGGACCTTGCCCGCGCGGATCGCGCGCGCCGACGCGATAGGGCGACCCGTCGGGCTTCTTGCCGCGCACGTACAGGTCTCCGCCCGCCTGGATGAAGAACGACGTGAGTCCCTCGCCGAGCAGCACGCGCGAGGCCGCGTCGACGCCGTAGCCCTTGGCGATGCCGCCGAGGCTGATGCGCATCCCGGGCTTGTCGAGGCGCACCGAGCGCGCGGCGTCGTCGAGCTTGATCTTGCGGTAGTCGATGAGCTCGCGCGCCTTGTCGATCGCCTCGCGCGAGGGCACCTCCTCGACCTTGTTCTCGTCGAAGCGCCACAGGTCGCGCATCGACTCGAACGAGATGTCGAACACGCCATCGGACTGCGCGGCCACCGAGATGCTCCTCTTGATCACCTCGAACGTCTCGGGCCCGACCGCCACGGCCGCCTTGCCCGCGGCCTGGTTGATGCGCGAGATCTCGCTGTCGTCGCGCCAGGTGGTCATGAGCCGCTCGAGGCGGCGGATCTCGTCCACCGCCTTTTGCAGCTTGGGTCGGATCGCGGCCTCGTCGAGTTCGCGCGTCGTGTAGGTCGTGATGAGCACGTGCGTGCCCATCGCCTTGTCCTCGAGGCTCACCTTCTGCGGCGTGAAGGGCGCAGGGCGCGGCGCGGCCGTGGGCGCCGACGATCGGCCCTCGGGCTCGGGCGGCGTCGACTGTCCGCAGCCCGCGAGCAGGAGCACGAGCGTGGCGAGGATGCGGCTCCCCTTCATCACGCCCTCCCCTCGATGCGCACGAAGACGTGCGACGGCGGCGCGATGCCGGTCTCGATCCGCGCGCCCTCGGGCATCGCCGGCGCGAGCGCCGCGAGCAGCGCGAGCTCCTCCTCGTAGAACATGCGCCGGATCGAGACGGTCGCGTCGTGCAAGAACGTGTACGAGCGCCCGTAGAGGACGCCCGTCAACGCCAGCAAGCCGTACGAAAGCCAGCTCCGCTCGCCGTCGACGAAGCACGCGCCCACCTTGGCCGCGCGCGCGGCCTCGCCCATCATCCGCGCGATCATGCCGGGCGGGAAATGGTGCAGCGCCTGCGTGCACGTGATCACGTCGACGCCGCGGCGCGCGAGGCCATCCAGCGCGAGCGCGTCCTCGACCGAGAAGTCGACACGCAAGCCTCGCTCGGCCGCCTGCGCGCGCCCGAGATCGAGGTACTCGCTGCGGATGTCGCTCGCCTCGATCGCCACGCGATCGCCCATCGTCTCCGCGAGGTAGAGCGCGAGCCCGCCATGCCCGGACGCGACGTCGTGCACGCGCACCGGACGCCGGCCCGCGCGCTCCGCGATGGCGACGAGCGGCTCGATCGACTCGCGCACGGTCTCGTAGATCCCCGTGCAGCGGTTGAAGCGATCGAGCAGGTCGAGCGACTCGATGCGCTCGTCCTCGGGGAAGCTCGGGTCGTCCATCAGCTCGGGGCGGTCGCGGTAGAGCCGCTCGTCGATCGCGCCGAGGACGACGTCCCTCGCCGCCCGCTGCCCGCCATCTTCACGCTCGCCCGGACGGCTCTTGCGCATGCTGTCCAGGGCCTCGCCGACGAGCGCGTCGTAGCGGGCGATCGCCTCGGGCTCGCGCTGCTGAACGGCGCCGGCGAGAGGGGCGAGCCTCGGCGCGTACACGTCGAGCGCGCGGCGCATGGCCTCGCTTCGGTGCGGGGCCAGCCAGGTGCGCAGCGGGCCGCGAACGTCTCGGCGGGACACGCTGCGCATCACCGCCTCGAGCACCGGATCGACCCGGCGGCGCAGGAGGCGCGACAACGGCGAAGAGTGCTGCATGCGTCGGGCGCAAGCTTACCCGTTCCGGGGCCCGCGTCCCGCGTCGCCGCGCGCTATCCTGCGCCTCGCCATGACGACCGCCCGCGCCACCCTCGATCCCGCTGCGATCCATCGCGACACGGATGCGCTCGCGCCCCTGCTCCGCGACATCGCCGCGCGCATCCACGCCCACCCCGAGCTGCGCTTCGAGGAGCACCGCGCCGCCGCCTGGCTCGCCGAGGCGGTCGAGTCGGAGGGCATCGCGGTCGAGCGCGGCACGGGCGGCCTTCCCACCGCCTTTCGCGCCCGCGTCGGCGACGGCGATGGCCCGCGCGTCGCGATCCTCGCCGAGTACGACGCGCTGCCCGAGATCGGCCACGCCTGCGGTCACAACCTCATCGCAGCCGGCGCGCTCGGCGCCTTCCTCGCGCTCGCGCGGCAGCGAGGAGCCATCCGTGGATCGGTCGAGCTCATCGGCACTCCTGCCGAGGAGGGCGGCGGCGGCAAGATCCGCCTGCTCGAGGCGGGCGTGTTCGAGGGCCTCACCGCGGCGATGATGTTTCACCCCCTCGATCGCGACGTCCTCGCGCAGCCGACGCTCGCGAACCAGTGGCTGCGTCTGCACTTCTCGGGCGTGCCCTCGCACGCGGCGATGGCGCCGTGGGACGGCAAGAGCGCGCTCACGGCCGCGATGCAGACCTTCCACCTGATCGATTCGCAGCGCATCCACATGCGCGACGGCGTGCGCGTGCACGGCATCATCGTCGATGGCGGACAGGCGGTGAACATCATCCCCGAGCGCGCGGTCGCCGAGTTCTCCGTGCGCGCGCCCGAGCTGGAGGCGCTCGAGATGGCGCGCGCGATCGTCGAGCGGTGCGCGCGCGGGGCCGCGATGGCGTGCGGCGTCGAGGTGAGGATCGAGTCGCGCGGCGGCTACAAGGATCTACGTCACAACCTGCCGCTCGCGCGCCGCTTCGGCGAGCACCTCGCCGCGCTCGGCAGGACCGCGCCCGAGATCGATCCGCAGCTGAGCACCGGCTCGACCGACATGGGCGACGTCTCGCACGCGCTCCCTGCGATCCACCCGTCGATCGCGATCTGCGACCTCGGTGAGACCACCTGCCACCAGCGCCCCTTCGCCGAGTACGCTGCGAGCGATCGCGGCGCCGAGTCCATGATCGCCGCCGCGCGCGCTCTCGCGCTCACCGCCGCCGACGTGCTCGCGGACGAGGCTCTACGCGACGCGATGACGCGCGCGTTCAAGTCGACGAACCGCGCTCGCTAGGCTGCGGGCGCGCGCCGGCTCTCGACCCCGTTTCCGAGGTCGTCGAGCATGCCCGTGCCGCCTTCGATGGGGATCGCGCGCGCCAGGGCGACGCGCTCGAGAATCAGCGCGAGGCCGAGCGCGTTGCTCACCGGCGGCAGGAGCATGCTCGAGCCATCCCAGAGATCGAGCCCGATGTCGCCGCGCAGCAGCGGCTCGTCCGTGTCCTTCTTTTTCTCCGCCGCCGGTAGGCGCATCCGGTCGATCTGCGCCCAGGTCCACTTCCGCACGCGCGGCACGCCGAACGTGAGCAGCTCGCGCAGCTCGATGCCCTCGGGGCGCACGACCACGCCGCGCATCTGGTCGCGCAGCACCGCGGCGAGGGCGCTCACGAAGAGGATGATCGCGCAGACGCTCGCCGGGATGATCCGGTTGCGATCGTCCTCCACCACGTACCTGAACAGGGCCGAGTTCGTCGGCGCGTGCTGCCCGTAGACGATCACGCCGCTCAGCGCGAGCGCCAGGAGGAGGTAGCCGAACCAGGGGAGGCGCTCCTTGAGCGGAGGCCCGAACGCCACGGTGGAGTCCGGGCGATACGTCATGTCGAAGCCGGGGGGGCGAGAAGGGCGCGCCATGACAGGAGTCTACACGACACCACGCACGAGCTTTGATCGTGTGGCGAGATGCAGTCTCAGGAAAACACGGCGAGGGCGGAACGCGCGACGCAGTCTGCCAGGATCGTTGTCGTTTCAGCTCGCTCGCCGCGAGCCTACTGGCACTCGCTCGCCTTGGTCGGGTGAGCGCGGAAGTACTCGAGACACCAGGGGCTCAGCGCGGCCGTGAAGTCGGCGCAGGGGATCTGGTCGGGCGCGGCGCCCGAGCGGTCGGTCTTGACCGCTTCCTTGCAGGACGCGCAGCACTTGTCGCGCATCTCGCCTTCGCCCTCGGGCTTGGCTGCTTCCTCGGGCTTCGGCGCCTCCTCCTGCCCGGCCATGTCAGGGCCAGCGGTCTCCTTGTCCACGTCGGGGACCTCGGCCTGCTTGGGCTTGCCGCACGCGGCGACGAGCAACGAGGCGGCGAGGAACATGCCGGCGAGCGCGCTCAGCTCCTTCTTCATGCGCCGGCTTTATCGGATGCCGTGGCGGGAATCAATTTCAACCGCGTGCGCTCGGCGCTTTGATGACGCACGGCTCCTATAGCAAACTCGCCCGTCATGCACGTGCACTTCGTGGGCGTCGCCGGCACCGGGATGGGCGCCCTCGCCGGGCTCTTCAAGGCCGCGGGTCACGACGTCTCGGGATCCGACGTCGCGTTCTACCCCCCGATGGGCCCGGCCCTCGAGCGCTGGGGCATCCGCTTGATGCAGGGGTTCGATCCGAAGAACCTCTCGCCACGCCCCGACCTCGTGGTGATCGGCAACGTCTGCCGCCCCTCGAACCCCGAGGCGCGCGCAGCGCTCGACGCCGGCATCCCCACGAAGAGCATGCCGCACGCGCTCGCCGAGCTTCTGCTCACGGGCCGCTCGCCGCTCGTCGTCGGCGGCACCCACGGCAAGACCACGACGAGCGCCATCTGCGCGTGGCTGCTCCACGAGGCCGGTCGCGATCCGGGCTTCCTCATCGGCGGCCTGCCCAAGAACTTCGACACGAGCTTCCGCCTGCCCGCCGCCGCCGCGCCTTCCGCCGCGCGCCTGCCCCTCGTCACCGGCGAGGGCCTGCCGAAGCGGAAAACTCCGTTCGTCGTCGAGGGCGACGAGTACGACACCGCCTTCTTCGAGAAGACCCCGAAGTTCTGGCACTACCGCCCCGAGGTCGCGATCATCACGTCGATCGAGCACGACCACATCGACATCTACCCGGACGAAGCGTCGTATCTCGCGGCCTTCCGCGGCTTCGTCGAGCGCGTCCCCGAGAGCGGCCTCATCGTCGCGGCGGCCGCCGATCGGCGCGTGGTCGAGGTCGTTCAGAAGTCGGCGCGCGCCGAGGTCGCGTGGTTCGCCCTCGAGGGCGACGACACGCACGGCATGCCCCCGCACTGGTACGCCGCGCCCGCCGAGGCGGACGAGAGCGGCCAGTCCTTCGACCTCTACGTCGGCGGCGTGCTCGCCGGCCGCGCCGCGCTGCGCGTGCCCGGACATCACAATGTGCGCAACGCCGTCGCCGCCGCGGCCGCCGTGGCCCAGGGCTTCGGCGTGCCGCTCTCCACGGTGATGGGCGCGCTCTTCACCTTCGAGGGCGTGCGGCGCCGCCAGGACTTGCTCTACGAAGTCCGCGGCGTGCGCGTCTACGACGACTTCGCCCACCACCCCACGGCCGTCGACGAGACGCTGCGCGCGCTCAGGGCCCGCCACACCAAAGGCGCGCTCTGGGCCGTGTTCGAGCCGCGCAGCGCCACCGCATGCCGATCGCTGCACCAGGCCGAGTACGCGCAAGCCTTCGGCTCCGCCGATCGCATCGTCTTCGCGCCGCTCGGGCGCACCGAGATCCCCGAGCCCGAGAGGCTCGACCTCGCCGCGCTCGCGCGTGACCTCGAGGCGAAGGGCAAGCGCGCCGTGGCGGCCTCGTCGGTCGACGCGATCATCGAGCTCATCGCCCGCGAGGCTTCCCCCGGCGACACGGTCGCGCTCCTGTCGAATGGCGCCTTCGGCGGCATCTACGACAAGCTGCGGGAGGCGCTCGGCCGATGAAGAGCACGAGCGCCGCCGAGCGCGCGCAGTTCGCCGCCATCGCCCTGCTCGTGGCCGAGGAGGCGGGGGCGCTCGTGAGCGCGGGCTTCCGCTCCCGTCCCGTCGCGGAGCTGAAGGGCAAGAGCGATCTGGTCACGCAGTTCGATCGCGCGAGCGAAGACATGCTCGTCGCGCGCCTGTCGTCGCTCGCGCCCGGCATCCCCGTGGTGGGCGAGGAGCGCGGCGAGTCTTCGAGCAACGCGTCGAATCGCGCCGGGCTCATCTGGTACGTCGATCCGCTCGACGGCA includes:
- a CDS encoding M20 family metallopeptidase; amino-acid sequence: MTTARATLDPAAIHRDTDALAPLLRDIAARIHAHPELRFEEHRAAAWLAEAVESEGIAVERGTGGLPTAFRARVGDGDGPRVAILAEYDALPEIGHACGHNLIAAGALGAFLALARQRGAIRGSVELIGTPAEEGGGGKIRLLEAGVFEGLTAAMMFHPLDRDVLAQPTLANQWLRLHFSGVPSHAAMAPWDGKSALTAAMQTFHLIDSQRIHMRDGVRVHGIIVDGGQAVNIIPERAVAEFSVRAPELEALEMARAIVERCARGAAMACGVEVRIESRGGYKDLRHNLPLARRFGEHLAALGRTAPEIDPQLSTGSTDMGDVSHALPAIHPSIAICDLGETTCHQRPFAEYAASDRGAESMIAAARALALTAADVLADEALRDAMTRAFKSTNRAR
- a CDS encoding RNA polymerase sigma factor, with the translated sequence MSEGHACCTPEPAAEATAGLTPELVRVLVDNHARFLAFLERRVGQRDVAEEILQEAFVRGLDKGSSLRDAESVTAWFYRLLRNALVDRQRRRGTEVRALELAAHEPSEDEPAPDEALMGTVCGCVNGLIDTLKPEYAAAIKRVDLDGLSVQAFAAETGISANNAGVRLHRAREALHRQLVKSCGTCTEHGCLECTCEVREGKKGCGQG
- a CDS encoding FAD:protein FMN transferase is translated as MKGSRILATLVLLLAGCGQSTPPEPEGRSSAPTAAPRPAPFTPQKVSLEDKAMGTHVLITTYTTRELDEAAIRPKLQKAVDEIRRLERLMTTWRDDSEISRINQAAGKAAVAVGPETFEVIKRSISVAAQSDGVFDISFESMRDLWRFDENKVEEVPSREAIDKARELIDYRKIKLDDAARSVRLDKPGMRISLGGIAKGYGVDAASRVLLGEGLTSFFIQAGGDLYVRGKKPDGSPYRVGARDPRGQGPSDFFALIDVTDHAFSTAGDYERSFVKDGKRWHHIIDPRTGYPARASRSVTVWAKDAFTADGIDDAIFILGPEKGLPLCEAIEDCGAVVVDAKNKVWVSKRLEGKIQILRDPTDGV
- a CDS encoding enoyl-CoA hydratase-related protein, whose amino-acid sequence is MSEPTSSPVKVERRGTVGVLVIDRADRRNALSRETLYALGRLGKELVADPAVRAIVVTGAGDKAFCAGADLKERQGMSPDDVRRQVGLYRSELGVLDRSEKPVVAAINGVAFGGGLEVALLCDLRVAAPHAELALPETTLGIIPGAGGTQRLPRVVGEARAKEMILLGRKLTAAEALAWGLVNRVSPAGTNVVDDAVAWIEPIANGAPIAQSAALRAIDTSYEVPLELGLELERVYYDETLRSEDRLEALRAFAEKRKPQFTGK
- a CDS encoding class I SAM-dependent methyltransferase translates to MQHSSPLSRLLRRRVDPVLEAVMRSVSRRDVRGPLRTWLAPHRSEAMRRALDVYAPRLAPLAGAVQQREPEAIARYDALVGEALDSMRKSRPGEREDGGQRAARDVVLGAIDERLYRDRPELMDDPSFPEDERIESLDLLDRFNRCTGIYETVRESIEPLVAIAERAGRRPVRVHDVASGHGGLALYLAETMGDRVAIEASDIRSEYLDLGRAQAAERGLRVDFSVEDALALDGLARRGVDVITCTQALHHFPPGMIARMMGEAARAAKVGACFVDGERSWLSYGLLALTGVLYGRSYTFLHDATVSIRRMFYEEELALLAALAPAMPEGARIETGIAPPSHVFVRIEGRA
- a CDS encoding UDP-N-acetylmuramate--L-alanine ligase; this encodes MHVHFVGVAGTGMGALAGLFKAAGHDVSGSDVAFYPPMGPALERWGIRLMQGFDPKNLSPRPDLVVIGNVCRPSNPEARAALDAGIPTKSMPHALAELLLTGRSPLVVGGTHGKTTTSAICAWLLHEAGRDPGFLIGGLPKNFDTSFRLPAAAAPSAARLPLVTGEGLPKRKTPFVVEGDEYDTAFFEKTPKFWHYRPEVAIITSIEHDHIDIYPDEASYLAAFRGFVERVPESGLIVAAAADRRVVEVVQKSARAEVAWFALEGDDTHGMPPHWYAAPAEADESGQSFDLYVGGVLAGRAALRVPGHHNVRNAVAAAAAVAQGFGVPLSTVMGALFTFEGVRRRQDLLYEVRGVRVYDDFAHHPTAVDETLRALRARHTKGALWAVFEPRSATACRSLHQAEYAQAFGSADRIVFAPLGRTEIPEPERLDLAALARDLEAKGKRAVAASSVDAIIELIAREASPGDTVALLSNGAFGGIYDKLREALGR